A stretch of the Flavobacterium sp. 5 genome encodes the following:
- a CDS encoding bifunctional helix-turn-helix transcriptional regulator/GNAT family N-acetyltransferase, whose amino-acid sequence MTDKIIKLGYLAGATRFRRISEKLYVDGDKIYKENNIDFKASWFSVFYILATAENPKTVLELSDEIGFTHITIKNVVRELETNGLVIIEIHPTDKRSKHITLSKKGQELFEQLQKVWLPFADTLKNLLDSGHPDFLNIINRIDKEISKNPIHEKMKTIDLSQQIQVLDYKPSFKHHFIELVEPWLSGVLNGTLEKEDEFTVYNPDQAYVLNGGFVFFAMQGDICLGTVALKRLDENTFEFAKLFINPEARKLGIATKLIERCISRCKENRATELWLQTTMRMPEAHKLYYKFGFVDREAPIQMDVLQRTEKIMVMNLID is encoded by the coding sequence ATGACAGACAAAATAATCAAACTTGGATACCTTGCAGGTGCGACAAGGTTTAGAAGAATAAGTGAGAAACTTTACGTTGACGGAGATAAAATATACAAAGAAAACAATATTGACTTTAAAGCGAGTTGGTTCTCTGTATTCTACATTTTAGCCACCGCAGAAAACCCAAAAACTGTTTTAGAACTTTCGGACGAAATTGGTTTCACTCACATTACGATAAAAAATGTAGTTCGTGAATTGGAAACAAACGGACTTGTAATTATTGAAATTCATCCAACAGATAAGCGTTCGAAACACATTACACTTTCTAAAAAAGGGCAGGAATTATTTGAACAATTGCAAAAAGTATGGCTTCCTTTTGCCGACACTTTAAAAAATTTACTTGATAGTGGACATCCAGATTTTTTAAATATCATCAATCGTATTGATAAGGAAATTTCTAAAAATCCTATTCACGAAAAGATGAAAACAATTGATTTGTCGCAACAAATTCAAGTGTTAGATTACAAACCATCTTTCAAACATCATTTCATCGAATTGGTTGAACCTTGGTTATCGGGTGTTTTGAACGGAACATTAGAAAAAGAAGATGAGTTTACGGTTTATAATCCAGACCAAGCTTATGTTTTAAACGGCGGTTTTGTATTTTTTGCAATGCAAGGTGATATCTGTTTGGGAACTGTTGCTCTAAAACGTTTAGACGAAAATACCTTTGAATTTGCTAAACTTTTCATCAATCCCGAAGCGAGAAAATTAGGCATTGCCACCAAATTAATTGAAAGATGCATTTCCCGTTGCAAAGAAAACCGAGCAACAGAATTATGGTTACAAACTACAATGCGAATGCCTGAAGCTCACAAATTATACTACAAATTTGGTTTTGTAGACCGTGAAGCACCAATACAAATGGATGTTTTACAACGAACTGAAAAAATAATGGTAATGAATTTAATAGATTAG
- a CDS encoding UPF0175 family protein → MAQIISIEYPDSLANSMRMSKSEFGREIKISGLVKLFELGKISSGTASKVLQLSRIEFLELLAKYSVGFLNVEDLNEDFQNA, encoded by the coding sequence ATGGCACAAATCATATCTATAGAATATCCTGACTCTTTAGCAAACTCAATGAGAATGAGTAAAAGCGAATTTGGAAGAGAAATTAAAATTTCTGGTCTTGTAAAGCTTTTCGAATTGGGGAAAATTTCGTCTGGAACTGCCTCAAAAGTTTTACAATTGTCTCGAATTGAGTTTTTAGAATTATTAGCAAAATATAGTGTTGGCTTTTTGAATGTTGAAGATTTAAATGAAGATTTTCAAAATGCTTAA
- a CDS encoding low specificity L-threonine aldolase, giving the protein MYNFKNDYSVGAHPNILNKLIETNLVPQLGYGDDEYNTEAKQILKKKISNPKAEIFFLSGGTQTNLIAISFLLRVHEAVISAKTGHISANETGAIEATGHKVIAVETSNGKLKPADIQTTLDEYGLKPHVVKPRLVYISNSTEIGTIYTKTELESLYIFCQQHNLLLYLDGARLGHALMAENSDLSLSDISKLTDVFYIGATKNGALLGEAIVFNKPEMATEFEFSLKQKGAMLAKGRLLAIQFLELFKDDLYFSLAKHANEMAMKIANAISENGFSFLTNSTTNQIFPILPNEIIDELSKKYLFYVWKKVDENQSAIRLITSWATNENEVNEFIKDINQTNN; this is encoded by the coding sequence ATGTACAATTTTAAAAATGATTATTCTGTTGGAGCACATCCTAACATTTTAAATAAATTAATAGAAACTAATCTTGTCCCTCAATTAGGTTATGGAGACGACGAATATAATACAGAAGCGAAGCAAATTTTAAAGAAAAAAATTAGCAATCCAAAAGCAGAAATTTTCTTTTTATCGGGTGGAACTCAAACCAATTTGATTGCAATTTCTTTTTTATTACGTGTTCACGAAGCTGTAATTAGTGCAAAAACAGGACATATTTCAGCCAACGAAACTGGAGCAATTGAAGCAACCGGACATAAAGTAATTGCTGTAGAAACGAGCAATGGAAAACTAAAACCAGCCGACATACAAACTACTTTAGACGAATATGGATTGAAACCACACGTTGTAAAACCTAGATTAGTTTATATTTCCAACTCTACAGAAATTGGTACGATTTATACAAAAACGGAATTGGAAAGTCTTTATATTTTTTGCCAACAACATAACTTACTACTTTATTTAGATGGTGCAAGATTAGGACACGCTTTAATGGCTGAAAATAGCGATTTAAGTTTGTCTGATATTTCAAAATTGACAGACGTATTTTATATTGGAGCTACAAAAAATGGTGCGCTATTGGGTGAAGCAATCGTTTTTAACAAACCAGAAATGGCAACAGAATTTGAGTTTTCATTAAAACAAAAAGGTGCAATGTTGGCAAAAGGACGACTATTGGCTATTCAGTTTTTGGAACTTTTTAAAGATGATTTATATTTTTCTTTGGCAAAACACGCAAACGAAATGGCAATGAAAATAGCAAATGCAATAAGTGAAAATGGATTTTCGTTTTTAACAAATTCGACTACAAACCAAATTTTCCCAATTTTACCAAATGAAATTATTGACGAATTGAGCAAGAAATATTTATTTTATGTTTGGAAAAAAGTTGACGAAAACCAATCAGCAATAAGACTAATCACTTCTTGGGCGACAAATGAAAATGAAGTAAACGAATTTATAAAAGACATCAACCAAACGAATAATTAG
- a CDS encoding type I restriction enzyme HsdR N-terminal domain-containing protein yields MNQEKWNEICFLLSENIRDGISENDFEQNVIQALRVLDWKEYSGDLQIRPSFPIGASNRITPDIVINSNEKRNLFVIEIKQPNLPLNTKFQQQLFSYMRQLKLKYGVLVGKVIQIFYDGDLTEHEEPVLLETIDFERDSQKGQKFVELFNKSNFSYNLLDTFTENSLNKINRRNEQKILSQKILSPEYELKVLQLIKQDFLSEYDGEIIDNVLQTLSVNISTKNYTEIETIKIKDNTSEQSQIKNERDKTKYIINETGLKLPKNKFVLEFVRTYIKEKPMDFNSLKNIFRDEYQGSTGVINQLDFVETKFANKSNKRHFTGSENILISSDNIKFVVSTEWGKGNIDNIVNLARKEGFKIDEV; encoded by the coding sequence ATGAATCAAGAAAAATGGAATGAAATATGCTTTTTATTATCCGAAAATATACGAGATGGAATAAGCGAAAATGATTTTGAACAAAATGTAATACAAGCTTTAAGAGTTTTGGATTGGAAAGAATATTCAGGAGATTTACAAATTCGTCCCTCCTTTCCTATCGGAGCATCTAATAGAATAACACCAGATATTGTTATTAATTCCAATGAAAAAAGAAACTTATTTGTTATTGAAATCAAACAACCAAATTTACCGCTGAATACTAAATTTCAACAACAGTTATTTTCTTATATGCGTCAACTAAAACTTAAATACGGCGTTTTGGTTGGTAAGGTAATTCAAATATTCTATGATGGAGACTTAACAGAACACGAAGAACCAGTTTTACTCGAAACTATTGATTTTGAAAGAGATAGTCAAAAAGGACAGAAATTTGTTGAACTCTTCAATAAATCGAATTTTAGTTATAATTTATTAGACACATTTACAGAAAATTCACTTAACAAAATCAACAGAAGAAACGAGCAAAAAATATTATCTCAAAAAATATTATCACCAGAATACGAATTAAAAGTTTTGCAATTAATTAAACAAGATTTTTTATCTGAATATGATGGAGAAATAATTGATAATGTACTCCAAACATTATCCGTAAATATTTCAACGAAAAACTACACTGAAATTGAAACAATAAAAATTAAAGATAACACATCAGAACAATCTCAAATTAAAAACGAAAGAGACAAAACAAAATATATCATCAATGAAACAGGATTAAAACTACCTAAAAATAAATTTGTTTTAGAATTTGTTAGAACATATATAAAAGAAAAACCAATGGATTTTAACAGCCTTAAAAATATTTTTAGGGATGAATATCAAGGTTCAACCGGAGTAATTAATCAACTTGATTTTGTAGAAACAAAATTTGCAAATAAATCAAATAAAAGACATTTTACAGGAAGCGAAAATATTTTGATAAGTAGTGATAATATTAAGTTTGTAGTTTCTACGGAATGGGGAAAGGGAAATATTGACAATATTGTTAATTTGGCGAGGAAAGAAGGCTTTAAAATTGATGAAGTGTAA
- a CDS encoding type II toxin-antitoxin system RelE/ParE family toxin, with protein MDYKFKVEFLEPVVEFLESLDQKSREKVLYNIWKSRSVNDNELFKKLDDEIWEFRTLYNKQYLRLFAFWDKSNKQDTIVISTHGIIKKTDKTPKVEIERAKSLRVKYFNEKK; from the coding sequence ATGGATTATAAATTCAAAGTTGAATTTCTTGAACCCGTTGTAGAGTTTTTAGAAAGTTTAGATCAGAAATCCAGAGAAAAAGTACTTTATAATATTTGGAAATCGAGAAGTGTAAACGATAATGAATTATTCAAAAAACTCGATGACGAAATTTGGGAATTCAGAACTTTATACAATAAACAATATTTAAGATTGTTTGCTTTTTGGGACAAATCCAATAAACAAGACACTATTGTGATTTCAACTCACGGAATTATAAAGAAAACAGACAAAACTCCAAAAGTAGAAATTGAAAGAGCAAAATCATTAAGAGTAAAATATTTTAACGAAAAAAAATAA
- the fic gene encoding protein adenylyltransferase Fic has protein sequence MKNVDKNSLENAYRLFDSNDIDKIEIGTTKGLKQIHNYLFSGLYDFAGKVRTLNISKGGFRFANALYLNEILVKIEQMPETSFEEIIAKYVEMNIAHPFMEGNGRTMRIWLDMILKARLIKMVNWQLVDKSLYLQAMERSPINDLELRTLLQSNLTEEVNNREVIFKGIEQSYYYEGYTKEDDDE, from the coding sequence ATGAAAAATGTTGATAAAAATAGTTTAGAAAATGCCTATCGTTTGTTTGATTCAAATGATATTGATAAAATAGAAATTGGTACAACCAAAGGTTTGAAACAAATTCATAACTATTTGTTTAGTGGATTATATGATTTTGCTGGAAAAGTGCGTACTCTAAATATATCAAAAGGTGGTTTTAGATTTGCCAACGCTTTATATCTAAACGAAATTTTAGTTAAAATTGAACAAATGCCTGAAACCAGTTTTGAAGAAATTATTGCTAAATATGTAGAAATGAATATTGCTCATCCTTTTATGGAAGGCAACGGAAGAACAATGCGTATTTGGTTGGATATGATTTTAAAAGCCAGACTTATAAAAATGGTTAATTGGCAATTAGTAGATAAATCACTTTATTTACAAGCTATGGAAAGAAGTCCAATTAACGATTTGGAATTGAGAACTTTATTGCAAAGTAATTTAACCGAAGAAGTAAATAATAGAGAAGTTATTTTTAAAGGAATTGAGCAATCTTATTATTATGAAGGATATACGAAAGAGGACGATGATGAATAA
- a CDS encoding HNH endonuclease, translating into MNQEQYFEISKTNNLPLRCPILNYCSRRAYTIYFNSDYGKSDPENNVVKALQKDGTLSSDFEKNKIELQGEGPTWIGGNNNFYFKDMCPEVNLFDSSNSLFQNTACVEGDYDSYREKDKKRVIKCQHFSICPEFNKFMFEKSQTIKSNSKKRRPAIPQKTKALLQKEIKSKCPICPSEDVEHFQIHHIDENPENNNFENLLMLCPTCHSKITKKDISEEEVIEYKDNLRI; encoded by the coding sequence ATGAATCAAGAACAGTATTTTGAAATTAGTAAAACTAATAATCTACCTTTAAGATGTCCAATTTTAAATTATTGTTCAAGAAGAGCATATACAATATATTTCAATTCAGATTACGGAAAATCTGACCCAGAAAATAATGTCGTTAAAGCTCTACAAAAAGATGGAACTTTATCATCAGACTTTGAAAAAAACAAAATAGAATTACAAGGCGAAGGTCCAACTTGGATTGGCGGTAACAATAATTTTTATTTTAAAGATATGTGCCCTGAAGTAAATCTATTTGATAGTAGTAATTCGCTTTTTCAAAATACAGCTTGTGTTGAAGGCGATTATGATAGTTATAGAGAAAAAGACAAGAAAAGAGTAATTAAATGTCAGCACTTTTCAATATGTCCAGAGTTTAATAAATTTATGTTTGAAAAAAGTCAAACTATTAAATCCAATAGTAAAAAAAGACGACCAGCAATTCCCCAAAAAACAAAAGCACTTTTACAAAAAGAGATAAAATCAAAATGCCCAATTTGTCCAAGCGAAGATGTTGAACATTTTCAAATTCATCACATTGATGAAAATCCTGAAAATAATAATTTTGAAAACTTATTAATGCTCTGCCCTACTTGTCATTCCAAAATAACAAAAAAAGATATTAGCGAAGAAGAAGTGATTGAATACAAAGATAATCTACGTATATAA
- a CDS encoding helix-turn-helix domain-containing protein — protein sequence MKTYSLDEVTDKFVGKKGTQNRDSFENELKIDLIGQTIKQIRKERNLTQEQLGELVGVKKAQISKIENSLTDARFDTIIKVFRALNAKINFNVELLNSNIAMH from the coding sequence ATGAAAACATATAGTTTAGATGAAGTAACAGATAAATTCGTTGGAAAAAAAGGAACACAAAATAGAGACAGTTTTGAAAACGAATTGAAAATCGATTTAATTGGTCAAACAATTAAACAAATTCGTAAAGAAAGAAACCTAACTCAAGAACAATTGGGAGAATTAGTTGGCGTTAAAAAAGCTCAAATTTCAAAAATTGAAAATAGCTTAACTGACGCAAGATTCGATACAATTATAAAAGTATTTCGTGCTTTAAATGCAAAAATAAATTTCAATGTTGAGTTGTTAAATTCGAATATAGCAATGCACTAA
- a CDS encoding TIR domain-containing protein, which translates to MNIFVSYTTRNNEVTKNSLINFSNKINSFGKIFVDLIDNNSVDKQARIINELETTHLLILIKSQSTLNSDWVKFELDCAEKLNIPVIEFDITEIDALSQKEIEIKINTYCK; encoded by the coding sequence ATGAACATTTTTGTAAGTTACACAACGCGAAATAATGAAGTGACAAAAAACTCTTTGATTAATTTTTCAAATAAAATAAATTCATTTGGTAAAATTTTCGTTGACCTAATAGACAATAATTCAGTTGATAAACAAGCGAGAATTATTAATGAATTGGAAACAACACATTTATTAATATTGATTAAATCACAAAGCACATTAAATTCGGATTGGGTTAAATTTGAATTAGACTGTGCTGAAAAATTAAACATACCTGTAATAGAATTTGACATAACAGAAATTGATGCTTTAAGTCAAAAAGAAATAGAGATAAAAATTAATACATATTGTAAATAA
- a CDS encoding DUF3368 domain-containing protein, whose protein sequence is MLKVVSNTTPIISLLKIGKLQIFKDLYGEICIPQEVFNEIEAGKNKEYYADLSKIEWIKIEKISNEKSLSYFLDLDKGEAEAIVLATEKEADLIILDESLGRFHAKHTGLKVTGTIGILLKAKQLGHIAELKPLLFELRTKNVWLSDSFIENALKLANEK, encoded by the coding sequence ATGCTTAAAGTTGTTTCAAATACCACACCTATTATTTCACTTTTAAAGATTGGAAAACTCCAAATCTTTAAAGATTTGTATGGAGAAATTTGTATTCCTCAAGAAGTATTTAACGAAATTGAAGCGGGAAAAAATAAAGAATATTATGCCGATTTATCTAAAATTGAATGGATTAAAATCGAAAAAATAAGTAATGAAAAGTCTTTGTCATATTTTTTAGATTTAGATAAAGGAGAAGCCGAAGCTATTGTTTTAGCCACTGAAAAAGAAGCTGATTTAATAATTCTTGATGAATCTTTAGGAAGATTTCACGCTAAACATACTGGATTAAAAGTTACTGGAACAATTGGAATACTTTTAAAAGCTAAACAACTTGGACATATAGCAGAACTAAAGCCTTTACTTTTTGAACTAAGAACAAAAAACGTTTGGTTAAGTGATAGTTTTATTGAAAATGCGCTGAAACTTGCTAACGAAAAATAG
- a CDS encoding PIN domain-containing protein, producing the protein MENIFVDTNVVIDLLAKREPFYKEAQDLFTLSDKKEVQLFISSLTFANAYYSIVRHHKEVDAKKYLSKFKVLVTILSLEDKAIELALASDFKDFEDGLQYFIAMDNEADIIITRNKKDFTNSKIPVMTAEEYLSK; encoded by the coding sequence ATGGAAAATATTTTCGTAGATACAAATGTAGTTATTGACCTTTTAGCTAAACGCGAACCTTTTTACAAAGAAGCACAAGATTTATTTACTCTTAGCGACAAAAAAGAAGTTCAACTTTTCATTTCTTCACTAACTTTTGCAAACGCATATTATTCAATTGTCAGACATCATAAAGAGGTCGATGCAAAAAAATATTTATCCAAATTTAAAGTATTAGTAACCATTCTTTCTTTAGAAGATAAAGCGATCGAATTAGCTTTGGCTTCAGATTTTAAAGATTTCGAAGATGGATTACAATACTTTATAGCAATGGACAATGAAGCTGATATAATAATTACTCGAAATAAAAAAGATTTTACGAATTCTAAAATTCCTGTAATGACTGCGGAGGAATATCTGAGTAAATAA
- a CDS encoding GNAT family N-acetyltransferase has protein sequence MSQNKIEIIAFSNALKEHIKTLNYEWLEKYFKVEKSDAISLANPKEQIIDKGGFIFYAKLNDEIVGTSSLLKMSETVFELGKMAVSEKAQGYKIGTLLLEYCLNFAKENGIKTVILYSNTQLLSAIHLYEKFGFKEIELENGLYERANIKMEKQL, from the coding sequence ATGAGCCAAAATAAAATTGAAATTATTGCTTTTTCTAATGCTTTAAAAGAGCATATCAAAACGCTAAATTACGAATGGCTAGAAAAATATTTTAAGGTAGAAAAAAGTGATGCAATTTCGCTTGCCAATCCAAAAGAACAAATTATTGACAAAGGTGGATTTATTTTCTACGCAAAATTAAACGACGAAATTGTAGGAACTTCTTCTTTGTTAAAAATGTCGGAAACGGTTTTTGAATTAGGAAAAATGGCAGTTTCAGAAAAAGCACAAGGATATAAAATAGGCACACTTTTGTTAGAATACTGTTTAAATTTCGCAAAAGAAAACGGAATAAAAACCGTTATACTTTACTCAAACACACAATTATTATCGGCAATTCATCTATACGAAAAATTTGGTTTCAAAGAAATTGAATTGGAAAACGGTTTGTACGAAAGAGCGAATATCAAGATGGAAAAACAGCTTTAA
- a CDS encoding restriction endonuclease translates to MKSFAEIDIEKNGNYLKLLSAVSKLSGLFSESAVPFINYRVAENIFCRSFDAGNLSRSDTAFDANYNSVGVGLKTFVCNSNSSTEKVAEFNSLSRTLRDFKGKELALKLGEFRNDRINLANRVYDIQDSLYHIVARKEKELLLYETDYNIIDVANIHSVKDNKASLQFEDGNNLYTFNYSKSTLFRKFIIPQNAFRLPIDIIEDPYSLLLELFEENKNLKTATDKLVKGENYVILPLYGIQKGEKFIFERSGLNQWNANGRKRDFGEIYIPIPAELHRKYPNFFPKRDQDFNLQIPTGEIFTAKVCQENSKALMTNPNKALSDWLLRRVLQLAEGELATIEKLDKLGFDSVIIMKDENGDFKIDIMKTNTYTEFNTEAA, encoded by the coding sequence ATGAAATCGTTTGCAGAAATAGACATTGAAAAAAACGGAAATTATTTGAAACTGCTTTCAGCAGTTTCAAAGCTTTCGGGTTTATTCAGTGAAAGTGCTGTACCTTTCATAAATTATCGTGTTGCCGAAAATATATTTTGCAGAAGTTTCGATGCGGGCAATTTATCTCGTTCAGATACAGCTTTTGACGCAAATTATAATTCTGTTGGTGTTGGTTTGAAAACTTTTGTTTGTAATAGCAATTCCAGTACAGAAAAGGTAGCAGAATTTAACTCATTATCAAGAACTTTACGAGATTTTAAAGGTAAAGAATTAGCGCTAAAGCTTGGAGAATTCAGAAACGATAGAATAAATTTAGCAAATCGTGTGTACGATATTCAAGATTCACTTTATCATATTGTTGCGAGAAAAGAAAAAGAATTATTACTTTATGAAACGGATTACAACATCATAGATGTTGCTAATATTCATTCGGTTAAAGATAATAAAGCAAGTTTACAATTTGAAGACGGAAATAATTTATATACTTTCAATTATTCAAAAAGTACACTTTTTAGAAAATTTATAATTCCTCAAAATGCTTTTCGTTTACCAATTGATATAATTGAAGATCCGTATTCTTTGCTTCTTGAATTGTTTGAGGAGAATAAGAATTTAAAAACTGCAACTGACAAACTTGTTAAAGGCGAAAATTATGTGATTTTGCCTCTTTATGGAATTCAGAAAGGAGAAAAATTTATTTTTGAAAGAAGCGGTTTAAATCAATGGAATGCGAATGGAAGAAAAAGAGATTTTGGAGAAATTTATATTCCAATTCCTGCGGAATTGCACAGAAAATATCCAAATTTCTTTCCAAAACGTGACCAAGATTTTAACTTACAAATTCCAACGGGAGAAATATTTACCGCAAAAGTGTGTCAAGAAAACTCAAAAGCTTTGATGACTAACCCAAATAAAGCTTTGTCTGATTGGTTATTACGTAGAGTTTTACAACTTGCAGAAGGCGAATTGGCGACAATAGAAAAACTTGATAAATTAGGTTTTGATAGTGTTATAATTATGAAAGACGAAAACGGAGATTTCAAAATTGACATTATGAAAACTAATACTTACACAGAATTCAACACCGAAGCCGCATAA
- a CDS encoding DUF6364 family protein encodes MNTKLTLNLDKEIIHEAKTYAKSHSVSLSKLIENYLNSLTRASKKKSTVSPLVESLTGIIPSDYDERNDYRNYIDQKYS; translated from the coding sequence ATGAACACGAAACTGACATTAAATCTTGATAAGGAAATAATACACGAAGCTAAAACATATGCTAAAAGTCATAGTGTAAGTTTATCTAAACTTATAGAAAACTATCTTAATTCTCTAACGAGAGCGTCAAAAAAGAAGTCAACAGTTAGTCCTTTAGTTGAAAGTTTGACCGGAATAATTCCAAGTGATTATGATGAAAGAAATGATTACAGAAATTATATTGACCAAAAATATTCATAA
- a CDS encoding SDR family NAD(P)-dependent oxidoreductase, whose protein sequence is MNLKNKTILITGADGGIGTALIEELTTKNIHKIYATGLNLEILKLKFGKFGDKVVPLELDITNSESIKNCASKCSDTEILINNAGVEYKIPFLEDKAVQSALFEMKVNYIGVIEMINNFLPNLKKQQNANIVNILSIGSLVVIKRLGTYCASKTATHILTETIREELSEIGIKVTAVYMGYVNTRMTPEETKTTKSEPKDIAKEICIGIENGEERIYPDQVTKNFINENPIKTTYFD, encoded by the coding sequence ATGAATCTAAAAAATAAAACAATTTTAATAACAGGTGCTGATGGTGGTATTGGAACTGCATTAATAGAAGAATTAACAACCAAAAACATACATAAAATTTACGCAACAGGCTTAAATTTAGAAATTCTTAAATTAAAATTTGGGAAATTTGGAGATAAAGTTGTGCCACTTGAACTCGACATAACTAATTCTGAAAGTATAAAAAATTGTGCTTCAAAATGTTCTGATACAGAAATACTCATCAATAATGCGGGTGTAGAATATAAAATACCATTTCTTGAAGACAAAGCAGTACAATCTGCTTTATTCGAAATGAAAGTAAATTATATTGGCGTAATTGAAATGATTAACAACTTTCTCCCGAATCTTAAAAAACAACAAAATGCAAATATTGTCAATATCCTTTCAATAGGAAGTTTAGTTGTTATAAAAAGATTAGGAACATATTGTGCATCGAAAACTGCTACACATATTTTGACGGAAACAATTAGAGAGGAACTTTCAGAAATAGGAATTAAAGTTACGGCGGTTTATATGGGATATGTAAACACTCGAATGACCCCCGAAGAAACTAAAACAACAAAATCTGAACCAAAAGACATTGCTAAAGAAATCTGTATTGGAATCGAAAATGGAGAAGAAAGAATTTATCCAGACCAAGTAACTAAAAATTTCATAAACGAAAATCCAATTAAAACTACATATTTTGATTAG
- a CDS encoding DUF4272 domain-containing protein: MKRIKTILTMGFFATLFACGQNKSNNSVPDNMETSPITKPVENITATKDQIERRAKSEELCKLKNIPIYKNPNSLFVEPEDKVTIRTKDEIVDRALALCYLGLKSEGLEQSQLDKMDKDYNITAKLTENEKLYATSKFPSEQQKIDANWRYESLHIMLWALGYIDKLNFPDQMCNVGDDVKIIYELKEQKFRLNAKMRTKKEILDQADLILRLNWACVNARIKNENSPSGLNSSVVYERHYSLNWLIEFMNQDWDKVTTDT, translated from the coding sequence ATGAAACGAATAAAAACAATTTTGACAATGGGATTTTTTGCAACACTTTTTGCTTGTGGACAGAACAAATCAAATAATTCTGTTCCAGACAATATGGAAACATCACCAATAACAAAACCCGTAGAAAATATAACGGCTACAAAAGACCAAATTGAAAGAAGAGCTAAGTCTGAAGAACTTTGTAAGTTAAAAAATATTCCAATCTATAAAAATCCTAACTCCTTATTTGTTGAACCAGAAGACAAAGTAACAATTAGAACAAAAGATGAAATTGTCGACAGAGCATTGGCTCTTTGTTATTTAGGTTTGAAAAGTGAAGGACTTGAACAAAGTCAATTAGACAAAATGGATAAAGATTATAACATTACAGCAAAGCTAACTGAAAATGAAAAACTTTACGCAACAAGTAAGTTTCCATCCGAACAACAAAAAATTGATGCAAATTGGAGATATGAAAGTTTACATATTATGCTTTGGGCTTTGGGATATATTGACAAATTAAACTTTCCTGACCAAATGTGTAATGTCGGTGATGATGTTAAGATAATTTATGAACTTAAAGAGCAAAAATTTAGACTGAATGCGAAAATGCGAACTAAAAAAGAAATACTTGACCAAGCAGATTTGATATTAAGATTAAATTGGGCGTGTGTAAATGCAAGAATTAAAAACGAAAATTCTCCAAGTGGACTAAATAGTAGTGTTGTCTATGAAAGACATTACTCTTTGAATTGGCTAATTGAATTTATGAACCAAGATTGGGACAAAGTAACAACTGACACATAA